One window from the genome of Actinoplanes teichomyceticus ATCC 31121 encodes:
- a CDS encoding DUF742 domain-containing protein has translation MTEPHDPRGNLVRPYAVTRGRTEPIRDIPIEAVLVTSSAAVQEARFAGHDKYRIAALCEPKAQSLAELAALTRLPLGVARVLVADMVADGLLSLHSAAPRKGFTERMDLLGRVLSGLRKL, from the coding sequence ATGACAGAGCCGCACGATCCCCGGGGGAACCTGGTGCGGCCGTACGCGGTGACCCGCGGCCGGACCGAGCCGATCCGGGACATCCCGATCGAAGCGGTCCTGGTCACCAGCTCGGCGGCCGTCCAGGAAGCGCGTTTCGCCGGGCACGACAAGTACCGCATCGCCGCGCTGTGTGAGCCGAAGGCCCAATCGCTCGCCGAGCTCGCGGCGCTGACCCGGCTGCCTCTCGGGGTGGCCCGGGTCCTCGTCGCCGACATGGTCGCCGACGGTTTGCTCTCGCTGCACAGTGCCGCTCCCCGGAAGGGTTTCACGGAGCGGATGGATCTGCTGGGAAGGGTTTTGAGTGGACTTCGCAAGCTCTGA
- a CDS encoding MmpS family transport accessory protein, translated as MSDRREPPEFGPGHAALPPRDYPPTAEFPPVGHSSPPPYDPTSAYPAGEPYHDSYPDGPGAAPAGHPGHGAQPRGGHPRHGAADHRGYGTPPPGYGSADHPGYGTPPPGYGSADHPGYGTPPPGYGSADHPGYGTPPPGYGSADHPGYEAAPPPGGHPGYGPQSPAPGHPAPPRRSNTPLIALILAITLLLCGGVATTGVLLYQRGKEKAQEAVDGFPTALPTVVPTLPSDLPGLPDIPGGQKVTVEYEVSGDGPATIFYTEKLNGLPKTIPDAQLPWRLTLTMQGPSLISVWAVRRSINDGTITCRATVDGRTASEHTASGRIATATCNKLTLN; from the coding sequence ATGAGCGATCGGCGCGAGCCGCCGGAGTTCGGTCCGGGGCATGCCGCGCTGCCGCCCCGGGACTACCCGCCGACAGCGGAGTTTCCCCCCGTCGGCCACTCGTCACCACCGCCTTACGACCCCACTTCGGCGTACCCGGCCGGCGAGCCGTACCACGACTCCTATCCGGACGGCCCGGGCGCGGCGCCGGCCGGCCACCCGGGACACGGCGCGCAGCCGCGCGGTGGGCATCCCAGGCACGGCGCTGCGGACCACCGGGGCTACGGCACACCGCCCCCGGGCTACGGCTCTGCGGACCACCCGGGCTACGGCACACCGCCCCCGGGCTACGGCTCTGCGGACCACCCGGGCTACGGCACACCGCCCCCGGGCTACGGCTCTGCGGACCACCCGGGCTACGGCACACCGCCCCCGGGCTACGGCTCTGCGGACCACCCGGGCTACGAGGCAGCGCCCCCACCCGGCGGCCACCCGGGGTACGGCCCTCAGTCCCCCGCGCCCGGGCACCCGGCGCCCCCGCGGCGCAGCAACACCCCGCTGATCGCCCTGATCCTCGCCATCACGCTGCTGCTCTGCGGCGGCGTGGCGACCACCGGGGTGCTGCTCTACCAGCGCGGCAAGGAGAAGGCCCAGGAGGCGGTGGACGGCTTCCCGACCGCGCTGCCGACCGTGGTGCCCACCCTGCCGAGCGACCTGCCCGGCCTGCCGGACATCCCCGGCGGTCAGAAAGTCACCGTGGAGTACGAGGTGAGCGGGGACGGACCAGCCACCATCTTCTACACCGAGAAGCTGAACGGCCTGCCCAAGACGATCCCCGACGCGCAACTGCCGTGGCGGCTGACACTCACCATGCAGGGGCCGTCGCTGATCTCGGTGTGGGCGGTGCGCAGGTCCATCAACGATGGCACCATCACCTGCCGGGCCACGGTGGACGGCCGGACGGCGTCCGAGCACACCGCCTCCGGCCGGATCGCCACGGCCACCTGCAACAAGCTGACCCTGAACTAG
- a CDS encoding ribonuclease domain-containing protein: protein MTHPLPRVRKLLLSLALVFGLAGTALVAPAVVAPTHTAAAQAAVHSSCTISRCSAARTAYTGWGTLGWPTSAGWYSWPYGNYNYTGGTFQNREGYLPSATYNEYDVYSRARGASRDAYRIVVNRSTKVAYFTPDHYVTFYKL from the coding sequence GTGACCCATCCCCTGCCCCGCGTCCGCAAACTGCTCCTCAGCCTCGCGCTGGTGTTCGGGCTGGCCGGCACCGCGCTGGTCGCGCCGGCCGTGGTCGCCCCGACCCACACCGCCGCCGCGCAGGCCGCCGTCCACTCCTCGTGCACGATCAGCCGCTGCTCGGCGGCGCGCACCGCCTACACCGGCTGGGGGACGCTCGGGTGGCCGACCAGCGCGGGCTGGTACTCGTGGCCGTACGGCAACTACAACTACACCGGCGGAACCTTCCAGAACCGGGAGGGCTACCTGCCGTCGGCCACCTACAACGAGTACGACGTCTACTCGCGGGCCAGGGGCGCGTCGCGGGACGCGTACCGGATCGTGGTCAACCGGAGCACGAAGGTCGCGTACTTCACCCCGGACCACTACGTGACGTTCTACAAGCTCTGA
- the glmM gene encoding phosphoglucosamine mutase: protein MGRLFGTDGVRGLANGDLLTPELALSVAVAAARVLVETDSSHQPLAIVGRDPRASGEMLEAAVVAGLTSAGANVVRVGVLPTPAVAYLVGQTGADLGVMLSASHNPMADNGIKLFASGGQKLPDELEARIEKAIEDGHGLIGRPTGAAIGRVHDLLDGAEHYVKHLVDSIPHRLDGLKVVVDCANGAASEVGPVAYREAGAEVIAIHAEPDGLNINLDCGSTHLEAVREAVLREGADLGIAHDGDADRCLAVTASGDVVDGDQIMAILALAMRDAGTLTGDTLVATVMSNLGLRIAMKQSGIKLIETKVGDRYVLEELQSGGLALGGEQSGHIVMPAFATTGDGVLTGLHLMAQLAATGKSLADLAAVVHPLPQVLINVRVGDREAGAAAPTVQAAVALAENELGETGRVLLRPSGTEPLVRVMVEAATEDKARSVAERIADEVRAASPA, encoded by the coding sequence ATGGGGCGACTCTTCGGCACGGACGGCGTTCGCGGACTTGCGAACGGCGACCTGCTCACTCCGGAACTTGCCCTCTCGGTCGCCGTGGCGGCCGCCCGGGTACTGGTCGAGACCGACAGCAGCCACCAGCCGCTCGCCATCGTCGGCCGTGACCCGCGGGCCAGCGGCGAGATGCTGGAAGCCGCGGTCGTCGCCGGCCTGACCAGCGCGGGGGCCAACGTGGTGCGGGTCGGCGTGCTGCCGACGCCCGCGGTCGCGTACCTGGTGGGGCAGACCGGCGCCGATCTCGGTGTGATGCTCTCCGCGTCGCACAACCCCATGGCGGACAACGGCATCAAGCTCTTCGCCAGCGGCGGACAGAAGCTGCCGGACGAGCTCGAGGCGCGGATCGAGAAGGCGATCGAGGACGGGCACGGGCTGATCGGCCGGCCCACCGGCGCCGCCATCGGCCGGGTCCACGACCTGCTGGACGGCGCCGAGCACTACGTGAAGCACCTGGTCGACTCGATCCCGCACCGCCTGGACGGCCTCAAGGTCGTGGTGGACTGCGCGAACGGCGCGGCCAGCGAGGTCGGGCCGGTGGCGTACCGGGAGGCGGGCGCCGAGGTGATCGCCATCCACGCCGAGCCGGACGGTTTGAACATCAACCTGGACTGCGGCTCGACGCACCTCGAGGCGGTCCGCGAGGCGGTCCTGCGCGAGGGCGCCGACCTGGGCATCGCGCACGACGGCGACGCCGACCGCTGCCTGGCGGTCACCGCGTCCGGCGACGTGGTGGACGGCGACCAGATCATGGCCATCCTGGCGCTGGCCATGCGCGACGCCGGCACGCTGACCGGGGACACCCTGGTCGCGACCGTGATGAGCAACCTGGGCCTGCGGATCGCGATGAAGCAGTCCGGGATCAAGCTGATCGAGACCAAGGTCGGCGACCGGTACGTGCTGGAGGAGCTGCAGAGCGGCGGCCTGGCGCTGGGCGGCGAGCAGAGCGGGCACATCGTGATGCCGGCGTTCGCCACCACCGGCGACGGCGTGCTGACCGGCCTGCACCTGATGGCGCAACTCGCGGCGACCGGCAAGTCGCTGGCCGACCTGGCCGCCGTGGTGCACCCGCTGCCGCAGGTGCTGATCAACGTCAGGGTGGGCGACCGGGAGGCCGGCGCCGCGGCGCCGACCGTCCAGGCCGCGGTGGCGCTGGCCGAGAACGAGCTCGGCGAGACCGGGCGGGTGCTGCTGCGCCCCTCCGGTACGGAGCCGCTGGTCCGGGTGATGGTCGAGGCCGCCACCGAGGACAAGGCGCGCAGCGTGGCCGAGCGGATCGCCGACGAGGTACGGGCGGCGAGCCCGGCCTGA
- the rplM gene encoding 50S ribosomal protein L13 yields MRTYSPKPGEIERQWHIIDASDVVLGRLATHTATLLRGKHKPTFAPHVDTGDFVVIINAGKVALTGNKRQTKVAYRHSGYPGGLKQVGYEELLSKRPEKAIELAVKGMLPHNKLARQIIKKLKVYPGAEHPHAAQQPQPFEIKQIAQ; encoded by the coding sequence GTGCGTACGTACAGCCCGAAGCCGGGTGAGATCGAGCGTCAGTGGCACATTATCGACGCTTCTGACGTCGTTCTGGGCCGCCTGGCTACCCACACCGCAACCCTTCTGCGGGGTAAGCACAAGCCGACGTTCGCCCCGCACGTCGACACGGGCGACTTCGTGGTGATCATCAACGCCGGCAAGGTCGCGCTGACCGGCAACAAGCGGCAGACCAAGGTCGCCTACCGGCACTCCGGTTACCCGGGCGGTCTGAAGCAGGTCGGTTACGAGGAGCTGCTGTCCAAGCGCCCCGAGAAGGCGATCGAGCTGGCCGTCAAGGGCATGCTTCCGCACAACAAGCTCGCCCGCCAGATCATCAAGAAGCTGAAGGTCTACCCCGGCGCTGAGCACCCGCACGCCGCGCAGCAGCCGCAGCCGTTCGAAATCAAGCAGATCGCGCAGTGA
- a CDS encoding uroporphyrinogen-III synthase, producing MTERTPGPRRPVLTAVALTDPAAALSGYTIGVTSDRRRDELSGLLEGRGARVVLAPALRIVPIADDAELRAATRACLATPPDIVLVNTGIGMRGWLEAAEGWGLAEPLRAVLARAYLVARGPKARAAVRAAGLQERWTPDGESHEEVVEHLTGRGVTGLTVAMQLHGESQPEYTDALTAAGARVIEVPVHRWAPPTDPAPLHRLVDLIAGRLVDAVTFTSAAAVQALLRAAGPATEPLLEALRTGVLAACVGPVTAAPLRRHDVPVAIPTRARLSALVRTLVDELPKRAVSLQVNGHSITLRGHAAVVDGELRPLAPGPMAVLRALADSPGRVLSRAALLQALPRNADEHAVEMAVARLRAGLAIPGLVQTVVKRGYRIPI from the coding sequence ATGACGGAGCGAACCCCCGGGCCCCGCCGTCCGGTGCTGACCGCGGTCGCGCTGACCGACCCGGCCGCCGCCCTCTCCGGATACACCATCGGCGTCACCTCCGACCGCCGCCGCGACGAGCTGAGCGGTCTGCTGGAGGGCCGGGGCGCCCGGGTGGTGCTGGCCCCCGCGCTGCGGATCGTTCCGATCGCCGACGACGCCGAGCTGCGCGCCGCCACCCGCGCCTGCCTCGCCACCCCGCCCGACATCGTGCTGGTCAACACCGGCATCGGGATGCGCGGCTGGCTGGAGGCGGCCGAGGGCTGGGGGCTCGCCGAGCCGCTGCGCGCCGTGCTGGCCCGCGCCTACCTGGTGGCCCGCGGCCCCAAGGCCCGCGCCGCGGTCCGCGCCGCCGGGCTCCAGGAACGGTGGACACCGGACGGCGAGAGCCACGAGGAGGTCGTCGAACACCTGACCGGCCGGGGCGTCACCGGTCTCACGGTCGCCATGCAGCTGCACGGCGAGAGCCAGCCCGAGTACACCGACGCCCTGACGGCCGCCGGCGCCCGGGTGATCGAGGTCCCGGTCCACCGCTGGGCGCCCCCCACCGACCCGGCGCCGCTGCACCGCCTGGTCGACCTGATCGCCGGCCGGCTGGTCGACGCCGTGACGTTCACCTCGGCCGCCGCGGTCCAGGCGCTGCTGCGCGCCGCCGGACCGGCCACCGAGCCGCTGCTGGAGGCGCTGCGCACCGGCGTACTGGCCGCCTGCGTGGGCCCGGTCACCGCGGCTCCGCTGCGCCGTCACGACGTCCCGGTCGCCATCCCGACCCGCGCCCGGCTCAGCGCCCTGGTCCGCACCCTGGTCGACGAGCTGCCCAAGCGGGCGGTGTCCCTCCAGGTGAACGGGCACTCGATCACCCTGCGCGGACACGCCGCGGTGGTCGACGGCGAACTGCGCCCCCTCGCCCCCGGACCGATGGCGGTGCTGCGCGCGCTGGCCGACTCGCCCGGCCGGGTGCTGTCCCGGGCCGCGCTGCTGCAGGCGCTGCCGCGCAACGCCGACGAGCACGCGGTGGAGATGGCCGTCGCCCGCCTGCGCGCCGGTCTGGCCATCCCCGGCCTGGTCCAGACCGTGGTCAAGCGCGGTTACCGCATCCCGATCTGA
- a CDS encoding GTP-binding protein, which translates to MDFASSERAGAPPSEITSAKIVIAGGFGVGKTTLVGAVSEIEPLTTEAVMTAAGAGIDDASKVPEKGTTTVAMDFGRITMAEDLILYLFGTPGQTRFWFMWDELIRGAVGAAVLVDTRRLTDAFAPLDYFENRHLPYLVAVNCFDGAPRYEPDEVREALAIPARVPLIMCDARHRESVKAVLIGVVEHAMATLVAQHEEGVVVG; encoded by the coding sequence GTGGACTTCGCAAGCTCTGAGCGGGCGGGCGCCCCTCCTTCGGAGATCACCTCCGCGAAGATCGTGATCGCCGGTGGCTTCGGTGTCGGGAAGACCACGCTGGTCGGCGCGGTCTCCGAGATCGAGCCGCTGACCACGGAGGCCGTGATGACGGCGGCCGGCGCCGGGATCGACGACGCGTCCAAGGTTCCGGAGAAGGGCACCACCACGGTGGCGATGGACTTCGGCCGGATCACCATGGCCGAGGACCTGATCCTCTACCTGTTCGGCACGCCCGGCCAGACCCGCTTCTGGTTCATGTGGGACGAGCTGATCCGCGGCGCGGTCGGCGCCGCGGTGCTGGTCGACACCCGCCGGCTGACCGACGCGTTCGCGCCGCTCGACTATTTCGAGAACCGGCATCTGCCGTACCTGGTGGCGGTCAACTGCTTCGACGGCGCGCCCCGCTACGAGCCGGACGAGGTGCGTGAGGCGCTCGCGATCCCGGCCCGGGTCCCGTTGATCATGTGCGACGCCCGGCATCGGGAGTCGGTCAAGGCGGTGCTCATCGGCGTCGTCGAACACGCCATGGCCACCCTGGTCGCGCAGCACGAGGAGGGCGTCGTCGTCGGCTGA
- the rpsI gene encoding 30S ribosomal protein S9 → MSDIIEPEVVETVEEPAETVVVVETPAPAPVRAPRPGDRPVQTVGRRKEAIVRVRLVPGTGKIICNGRDLENYFPSKVHQQLIREPLGTVERAEQFDVFANLRGGGITGQAGALRLAIARALISSEPDDRPALKKAGFLTRDARVKESKKYGLKKARKAPQYSKR, encoded by the coding sequence ATGTCCGACATCATCGAGCCCGAGGTCGTCGAGACCGTCGAGGAGCCCGCTGAGACGGTCGTCGTCGTTGAGACGCCCGCGCCGGCCCCGGTCCGCGCCCCGCGTCCCGGTGACCGTCCGGTCCAGACCGTCGGCCGCCGCAAGGAGGCCATCGTCCGGGTGCGCCTGGTGCCCGGCACCGGCAAGATCATCTGCAACGGTCGTGACCTCGAGAACTACTTCCCGAGCAAGGTCCACCAGCAGCTGATCCGCGAGCCGCTCGGCACCGTCGAGCGCGCCGAGCAGTTCGACGTCTTCGCGAACCTGCGTGGCGGCGGCATCACCGGCCAGGCCGGCGCGCTGCGCCTCGCCATCGCCCGGGCCCTGATCTCCAGCGAGCCGGACGACCGTCCCGCCCTGAAGAAGGCCGGCTTCCTCACCCGTGACGCGCGGGTCAAGGAGAGCAAGAAGTACGGTCTCAAGAAGGCCCGTAAGGCCCCGCAGTACTCGAAGCGCTGA
- a CDS encoding pyridoxal phosphate-dependent aminotransferase — MRPFGTTIFTEMSALAARTGAINLGQGFPDTDGPPEMLAAAARALASGANQYPPLAGIPALRHAVAEHEQRFWALTRDPDTEVAVTAGATEAVAAAILALCEPGDEVVCFEPYYDSYAASITLAGAVRRPVTLRPGPDGRYSFDEAELRAAFGARTRLVLLNSPHNPTGKVFTPAELGLVAELCQEHDTWAVTDEVYEHLVFDEAHVPLAGLPGMRERTLRVSSAGKTFSCTGWKVGWVTGPARLVSAVLRVKQFLTFVNAAPLQPAVAVALGLPDSYFTGFTAALRANRDRLSAGLAAAGFDVLPSEGTYFVTADIRPLGGTDGVEFCRQLPGRCGVVAVPTQVFYDHREAGRHLIRFAFCKRAEVIDEAADRLRKLA, encoded by the coding sequence ATGCGCCCGTTCGGAACCACGATCTTCACCGAGATGTCGGCGCTGGCCGCGCGTACCGGCGCGATCAATCTCGGGCAGGGCTTCCCGGACACCGACGGCCCGCCGGAGATGCTGGCCGCCGCCGCCCGAGCGCTTGCCTCCGGCGCCAACCAGTACCCGCCGCTGGCCGGCATCCCCGCGCTGCGGCACGCCGTCGCCGAGCACGAGCAGCGGTTCTGGGCCCTGACCAGGGACCCGGACACCGAGGTCGCGGTCACCGCCGGCGCCACCGAGGCGGTCGCGGCGGCGATCCTGGCGCTCTGCGAGCCGGGCGACGAGGTGGTCTGCTTCGAGCCGTACTACGACTCGTACGCCGCCTCGATCACGCTGGCCGGAGCGGTCCGGCGGCCGGTCACGCTGCGCCCGGGCCCGGACGGGCGGTACTCGTTCGACGAGGCGGAACTACGGGCGGCGTTCGGCGCGCGGACCCGGCTGGTGCTGCTCAACTCGCCGCACAACCCGACCGGCAAGGTGTTCACCCCGGCCGAGCTCGGCCTGGTCGCCGAGCTGTGCCAGGAGCACGACACCTGGGCGGTGACCGACGAGGTCTACGAGCACCTGGTCTTCGACGAGGCGCACGTCCCGCTGGCCGGCCTGCCCGGGATGCGCGAGCGCACGCTGCGCGTCTCGTCGGCCGGCAAGACGTTCTCGTGCACCGGCTGGAAGGTCGGCTGGGTCACCGGCCCGGCCCGGCTGGTCTCCGCGGTGCTGCGGGTCAAGCAGTTCCTGACCTTCGTCAACGCGGCGCCGTTGCAGCCGGCCGTGGCGGTTGCGCTGGGGCTGCCGGATTCGTACTTCACCGGCTTCACGGCCGCTCTGCGGGCCAACCGGGACCGGCTGAGCGCCGGGCTCGCCGCGGCCGGGTTCGACGTGCTGCCGTCCGAGGGGACGTACTTCGTGACCGCCGACATCCGGCCGCTGGGCGGGACCGACGGCGTCGAGTTCTGCCGTCAGCTGCCCGGGCGGTGCGGCGTGGTCGCGGTGCCCACCCAGGTCTTCTACGACCACCGGGAGGCCGGGCGGCACCTGATCCGGTTCGCTTTCTGCAAACGCGCCGAAGTGATCGACGAGGCCGCGGACCGGCTGAGAAAGCTCGCCTGA
- a CDS encoding roadblock/LC7 domain-containing protein has product MTRPPTMQDMGWLLSNFADSIAGIAHVVAVSADGLLLASSRDLPADRADQLAAITSGVVSLTDGASRMFSAGKVQQTIIEMDSGYLFLMSISDGSSMAVLAARSCDVGQVGYEMALLVERVGAALSPAAREAVSH; this is encoded by the coding sequence GTGACCAGGCCTCCCACCATGCAGGACATGGGCTGGCTGCTCAGCAACTTCGCCGACAGCATCGCGGGCATCGCGCACGTGGTGGCGGTCTCGGCGGACGGTCTGTTGCTGGCATCCTCGCGGGATCTGCCGGCCGACCGGGCCGACCAGCTGGCCGCCATCACGTCCGGCGTGGTCAGTCTGACCGACGGCGCGTCCCGGATGTTCAGCGCGGGGAAGGTGCAGCAGACCATCATCGAGATGGATAGCGGCTATCTTTTCCTCATGTCCATCAGCGACGGTTCGTCGATGGCCGTGTTGGCGGCGCGCAGCTGCGATGTCGGCCAGGTCGGCTACGAGATGGCCCTGCTGGTGGAACGCGTCGGCGCAGCGTTGTCGCCGGCGGCACGCGAGGCCGTCAGCCACTAG
- a CDS encoding sensor histidine kinase: MSTGSSGLAVRRGPLPRLRDASIRAKLGGLLIIPLIAVLALASLRLMDVRGRAGDAARVADLTALSADLSGLSRLLQRERMAAAAYLATADAPPEPYREAGAAVDTRIRVFQEHRGAITDVPARVRDRLQLIQERLDRLADTRSAVAARDNVTVASAVQRYGDVLDQISDYDDAVSQVADPGPVADGLRALAAFTRIESAAADQEAAAYVVRVTGLLSAARQQELIGAQASRQEALDDFRQIATTDQAGLVESIMANASVARADGLSTRLTGPAAVSATDLTKAYTEVLDLFRTAETRLESDVVRVAQAASKTSTQRATLEFVVVLLILLAAIALAFYLGRNLHLSLRRLREGALAVAHRDLPEAVNRLQDVESLGAGGVDRIIAQTRDPIRLTERDEFGQVAEAFNMVHREAIRVAAEQAALRTSVSAMFLSLARRSQALVDRMIGELDQIERTEEDPKRLAKLFDLDHLATRMRRNDENLLVLAGADVGTPRREDALLIDALRAAQSEVELYHRIEFGAIDTDVSVAAAAVNDVVRLIAELLDNATRFSPPTTVVMAHGRRSGEQAVVQVEDRGLGISAEQLELINHRLAEPAEVDVSAFRLMGFAVIARLAARHGIVVQLLPSREGGTIAEITLPADIVVLPGAPAAPAGAASWTRPGPAPQPVGGSERTPQARPPIRTAPPLTATGPRWAPGAASPPPDLDLRPTPDRPPLPTRVPQPAAPEPASAPMFEPVSAAAPVSAQPVSAHPSAGPIAAQPVSAHPVSARPAAAQPAWAGPVSAPPVSAQPFAAQPAWADPVPEPPVSGPPAWPDRLPAPPASGGPDSASFSAGPPFPVGPDSASFSAGPPFPVGPDSASLAAGPPLPAGPYVAQPISAQPLPAPAAGTPIQLEMQHTWFEPEADARDVHGMPTAGYAPAPVAAAAPPEADPMHRADRPAGPPPRSPARTPAASPAETPMVPRPRTAAEDRWRTAADEGWQRAMAASAPRAAGTTGSGLPKRIPQAQLVPGGVQDIPRAQNRRSPDDVRGLLSAYTRGVQRGRTDGVAESAAVAAQAPKENEQ, translated from the coding sequence GTGAGCACGGGATCCTCGGGCCTGGCTGTGCGACGTGGTCCTCTCCCGCGGTTGCGGGACGCGAGCATCCGCGCCAAGCTCGGCGGCCTGCTGATCATCCCGCTGATCGCGGTGCTGGCGCTGGCCTCCCTGCGCCTGATGGACGTGCGCGGCCGGGCCGGTGACGCCGCCCGGGTGGCCGACCTCACCGCGCTCAGCGCCGACCTCTCCGGGCTGAGCCGCCTGCTGCAACGCGAGCGGATGGCCGCCGCGGCGTACCTGGCGACCGCCGACGCGCCGCCGGAGCCGTACCGGGAGGCGGGCGCGGCGGTCGACACGCGGATCCGGGTGTTCCAGGAGCACCGCGGCGCGATCACCGACGTGCCGGCCCGGGTACGCGACCGGCTGCAACTGATCCAGGAGCGGCTCGACCGGCTGGCCGACACCCGGAGCGCGGTGGCGGCGCGCGACAACGTGACCGTCGCCTCCGCGGTCCAGCGGTACGGCGACGTCCTCGACCAGATCTCCGACTACGACGACGCGGTCAGCCAGGTCGCCGACCCCGGACCGGTCGCCGACGGCCTGCGCGCCCTCGCCGCCTTCACCCGGATCGAATCGGCCGCCGCCGACCAGGAGGCGGCCGCGTACGTGGTCCGGGTCACCGGCCTGCTCAGCGCCGCCCGGCAGCAGGAGCTGATCGGCGCGCAGGCGTCCCGGCAGGAGGCGCTCGACGACTTCCGGCAGATCGCCACCACCGACCAGGCCGGCCTGGTGGAGTCGATCATGGCGAATGCCTCGGTCGCCCGGGCGGACGGCCTGAGCACCCGCCTCACCGGTCCCGCGGCGGTGTCCGCGACCGACCTGACGAAGGCGTACACCGAGGTCCTGGATCTGTTCCGGACCGCCGAGACCCGGCTGGAGAGCGATGTCGTCCGGGTCGCCCAGGCCGCCAGCAAGACCAGCACGCAGCGCGCCACCCTGGAATTCGTGGTGGTGCTGCTGATCCTGCTCGCGGCCATCGCGCTCGCCTTCTACCTGGGTCGCAACCTGCACCTGTCGCTGCGCCGGCTGCGCGAGGGCGCGCTCGCGGTGGCCCACCGGGACCTGCCCGAGGCGGTCAACCGATTGCAGGACGTGGAGAGCCTGGGCGCGGGCGGCGTGGACCGGATCATCGCGCAGACCCGGGACCCGATCCGGCTCACCGAGCGCGACGAGTTCGGCCAGGTCGCCGAGGCGTTCAACATGGTGCACCGGGAGGCCATCCGGGTCGCCGCCGAACAGGCCGCGCTGCGCACCAGCGTCTCCGCGATGTTCCTCAGCCTGGCCCGGCGCAGCCAGGCGCTGGTCGACCGGATGATCGGTGAACTGGACCAGATCGAGCGCACCGAGGAGGACCCGAAGCGGCTGGCCAAGCTCTTCGACCTGGACCACCTCGCCACCCGGATGCGCCGCAACGACGAGAACCTCCTGGTGCTGGCCGGCGCCGACGTCGGCACCCCGCGCCGCGAGGACGCGCTGCTGATCGACGCGCTCCGGGCCGCGCAGTCCGAGGTGGAGCTGTACCACCGGATCGAGTTCGGGGCGATCGACACCGACGTCTCGGTCGCCGCGGCCGCGGTCAACGACGTGGTCCGGCTGATCGCCGAGCTGCTCGACAACGCCACCCGGTTCTCGCCGCCGACCACGGTGGTGATGGCGCACGGGCGGCGCTCCGGCGAGCAGGCGGTCGTCCAGGTCGAGGACCGTGGCCTGGGCATCTCGGCCGAGCAGCTGGAGCTGATCAACCACCGGCTCGCCGAGCCGGCCGAGGTCGACGTCAGCGCCTTCCGGCTGATGGGGTTCGCGGTCATCGCCCGCCTCGCGGCCCGGCACGGCATCGTGGTGCAGCTGCTGCCCAGCCGGGAGGGCGGGACGATCGCCGAGATCACCCTGCCGGCCGACATCGTCGTGCTGCCCGGCGCGCCGGCCGCGCCGGCCGGGGCGGCGAGCTGGACCCGGCCCGGTCCGGCTCCGCAACCGGTGGGCGGCTCCGAGCGTACGCCGCAGGCGCGCCCGCCGATCCGCACCGCCCCGCCGCTCACCGCGACCGGCCCGCGCTGGGCGCCGGGTGCGGCGAGCCCCCCGCCGGACCTCGATCTGCGGCCCACGCCGGACCGGCCGCCGCTGCCCACCCGGGTGCCGCAGCCGGCAGCCCCGGAGCCGGCCTCGGCGCCGATGTTCGAGCCCGTGTCGGCCGCCGCGCCGGTCTCCGCGCAGCCGGTGTCGGCCCACCCGAGCGCGGGCCCCATCGCCGCGCAGCCGGTGTCCGCGCACCCGGTCTCGGCGCGACCGGCCGCCGCCCAGCCGGCCTGGGCCGGTCCGGTGTCCGCGCCGCCGGTCTCCGCCCAGCCGTTCGCCGCGCAGCCGGCCTGGGCCGATCCGGTCCCGGAGCCGCCGGTTTCCGGACCGCCGGCCTGGCCTGACCGACTCCCCGCGCCGCCCGCCTCCGGCGGGCCGGATTCCGCGTCGTTCTCGGCCGGGCCGCCGTTTCCTGTCGGGCCGGATTCCGCGTCGTTCTCGGCCGGGCCGCCGTTTCCTGTCGGGCCGGATTCCGCGTCGCTCGCTGCCGGGCCGCCGCTGCCCGCCGGACCGTATGTCGCGCAGCCGATTTCCGCGCAACCGCTGCCCGCGCCGGCGGCGGGCACGCCGATCCAGCTGGAGATGCAGCACACCTGGTTCGAGCCGGAGGCGGACGCGCGCGACGTGCACGGCATGCCGACCGCCGGCTACGCGCCCGCGCCGGTGGCCGCCGCCGCGCCACCCGAGGCGGATCCGATGCACCGGGCCGACCGCCCGGCCGGGCCACCGCCGCGGAGCCCGGCCCGGACGCCCGCCGCGTCGCCGGCCGAGACCCCGATGGTGCCGCGGCCGCGGACCGCCGCCGAGGATCGCTGGCGGACCGCCGCCGACGAGGGCTGGCAGCGCGCGATGGCCGCGTCGGCGCCCCGGGCCGCCGGCACCACCGGCTCCGGCCTGCCGAAGCGGATCCCGCAGGCGCAGCTGGTCCCCGGCGGGGTGCAGGACATCCCGCGGGCACAGAATCGTCGCAGCCCCGACGACGTACGCGGACTGCTCTCCGCGTACACCCGTGGGGTGCAGCGAGGGCGGACGGACGGCGTCGCCGAATCCGCCGCCGTGGCAGCACAGGCTCCTAAGGAGAACGAACAGTGA